A genomic region of Ochotona princeps isolate mOchPri1 chromosome 17, mOchPri1.hap1, whole genome shotgun sequence contains the following coding sequences:
- the LOC105942345 gene encoding uncharacterized protein LOC105942345 — protein sequence MEKLGAAVRFGGESPGRTVRARTVEAGSQHPQPPGTFVVYSPESRRPLTGGGGLSAGAGQHPGKVPGRKCAFCVAGYPVPQPGTSASCPGPGNPAVHSSECSSLSGSTCLHSEDLNVDQHRGILKVSPYLMRSPSSEKKAQHWDEMNIRATYHPADKDYGFMKVDEPSTPYRREDSDENLAAGSSPKVTADMLEQRFATMDNLLPKVLQYGDNRSPGPAADVSKPYSKDFAQQRKMHYSEGKALKPQKNLPLEDNMAGQGPSANVSSSGHQVTLSPEPLPLQRRGAAEQASIGVKGYSTCGNRSVPASGPVTVEQGMGPRRKEYFTQRRYLRSDFHPELDMEDERQDSSTGMTWRRESPLSTEVRLLDSTSSSLSERQPTEDSLTMMVISSQPGITTSSQERRSQVLDWVQWPGAQELSPQSPGSSKKERGSHLDPSSHRRHKYETVQVPWTQKEEI from the exons ATGGAGAAGCTCGGGGCTGCCGTCCGCTTCGGCGGGGAGTCTCCGGGCAGGACCGTCAGGGCCAGAACAGTCGAGGCTGGCTCTCAGCACCCTCAGCCCCCCGGGACCTTTGTCGTGTACAGTCCCGAGTCAAGGCGGCCCTTGACGGGGGGAGGGGGCCTCAGTGCTGGGGCCGGTCAGCACCCTGGGAAGGTGCCTGGCCGCAAGTGTGCCTTCTGTGTGGCGGGGTATCCCGTCCCCCAACCTGGAACTAGTGCATCCTGCCCGGGGCCCGGGAACCCCGCGGTGCACAGTTCAGAATGCAGTTCGTTATCGGGATCGACTTGCTTGCACTCTGAAGACTTGAATGTGGACCAACACCGGGGCATCCTAAAAGTCAGCCCCTACTTGATGAGATCTCCCAGTTCAGAGAA AAAGGCCCAGCACTGGGATGAAATGAACATCCGGGCCACCTACCACCCTGCTGACAAGGACTATGGCTTCATGAAGGTGGATGAGCCCAGCACTCCCTATCGCAG GGAAGACAGCGATGAGAACCTGGCTGCGGGGTCCTCCCCCAAGGTGACCGCTGATATGCTGGAGCAGAG GTTTGCAACAATGGACAATTTGCTCCCCAAGGTCCTCCAGTATGGTGATaacaggagcccagggcctgctgCTGATGTCTCCAAGCCAT ACTCCAAGGACTTTGCCCAGCAACGCAAGATGCACTACAGTGAAGGCAAGGCTTTAAAGCCTCAGAAAAACCTGCCCTTGGAGGACAACATGGCCGGCCAGGGGCCCAGTGCCAATGTCAGCAGCAGTGGACATCAGGTGACGCTGAGCCCAGAGCCCCTACCTTTGCAGAGAAGAGGGGCAGCAGAGCAAGCCAGCATTGGGGTCAAAG GCTACTCTACCTGTGGAAATCGGTCGGTCCCAGCTTCGGGTCCTGTGACTGTGGAGCAGGGGATGGGTCCAAGACGCAAGGAGTATTTCACCCAAAGAAGATACTTGAGATCTGACTTCCATCCAGAGCTTGACATGGAAGACGAGCGGCAGGACA GCTCAACAGGCATGACCTGGCGGAGGGAGAGCCCCCTAAGCACTGAGGTCCGCCTGCTGGATTCCACAAGCAGTTCCTTAAGTGAGCGCCAGCCCACCGAGGATTCCCTGACCATGATGGTGATATCTTCACAGCCAG GAATCACCACATCATCCCAAGAGAGAAGGTCACAGGTACTAGActgggtgcagtggcctggggCCCAGGAGCTGAGCCCTCAAAGCCCGGGGAGCTCCAAGAAGGAACGTGGAAGCCACCTGGACCCCTCCAGCCACAGAAGGCATAAAT ATGAAACCGTACAGGTTCCTTGGACCCAGAAGGAAGAGATCTGA
- the NEURL4 gene encoding neuralized-like protein 4 isoform X1 — MAAGSGGSGGSGGGPGPGPGGGGGPGGSGPGPGSGGAGLGSGGELHPRTGRLVSLSACGRIARRQQPGQEFNHGLVLSREPLRDGRVFTVRIDRKVNSWSGSIEIGVTALDPSVLDFPSSATGLKGGSWVVSGCSVLRDGRSVLEEYGQDLDQLGEGDRVGVERTSAGELRLWVNGRDCGVAATGLPARVWAVVDLYGKCTQITVLPPEPGFCPPVPPPTPPLEPSAEQGTSGEEAFMVSPAQARPETFPNSLDSHNDLASMELSEVVSNTILSAYDGGLLNVSLSSPPAGDGPAASAAATSPVLTSNDALLFHEKCGTLIKLSNNNKTAERRRPLDEFNNGVVMTNRPLRDNEMFEIRIDKLVDKWSGSIEIGVTTHNPNSLEYPATMTNLQSGTIMMSGCGILTNGKGTRREYCEFSLDELQEGDHIGLTRKSNSALHFFINGIDQGVATPLTPPVVYGVVDLYGMAVKVTIVHNNNHSDRLRRNNAILRALSPEGALRRAAPATQAEPERLLFHPNCGQKAAITHEGRTALRPHATDDFNHGVVLSSRALRDGEVFQVRIDKMVDKWAGSIEIGVTTHNPAYLQLPSTMTNLRSGTWMMTGNGVMHNGTTILDEYGHNLDRLKAGDTVGVVRREDGTLHFFVNGMTQGPAAWNVPPGVYAVVDLYGQAAQATIVDDVEVPPVSEPLPEGNNQVSPGSPSSGAGGSDLRFHQLHGSNAVITNGGRTALRHNCRSEFNDAIVISNRALRDGELFEIVIQKMVDRWSGSIEAGVTAIRPEDLEFPNTMTDIDYDTWMLSGTAIMQDGNTMRNNYGCDLDALGTGARIGMMRTAKGDLHYFINGQDQGAACSGLPPGKEVYAVVDLYGQCVQVSITNATGPVDNSLTTSNTATEKSFPLHSPVAGVAHRFHSTCGKNVTLEEDGTRAVRAAGYAHGLVFSTKELRTEEVFEVKVEELDEKWAGSLRLGLTTLAPGEMGSGAGGGPGLPPSLPELRTKTTWMVSSCEVRRDGQLQRMNYGRNLERLGVGSRVGIRRGADDTMHILVDGEDLGPAATGIAKNVWAVLDLYGPVRCVSIVSSTRLEEPESTQTPSPSLDTGSEGEEEDEGEERGSGGQDQVDVVPTALEFLENHGKNILLSNGNRTATRVASYNQGIVVISQPLVPQLLVQVRIDFLNRQWTSSLVLGVITCPPERLNFPASACAFKRAAWLLRGRGVFHNGLKICEKFGPNLDTCPEGTILGLRLDSSGGLHLHVNGVDHGVAVPDVPQPCHALVDLYGQCEQVTIVSPEPGVASGKSAGTQGDMEKADMVDGIKESVCWGPPPTANPLKSCEYHALCSRFQELLLLPEDYFMPPPKRSLCYCESCRKLRGDEAHRRRGEPPREYALPLGWCRFNLRVNPRLEAGTLTKKWHMAYHGSSVAAVRRVLDRGELGAGAASILSCRPLKGEPGGGFEEPGENCAPPREEQPPPVLLSPSLQYAGAETLASKVQFRDPKSQRTHQAQVAFQVCVRPGSYTPGPASAALRDPPDPHLGTAELEWVTKEKGAILLYALLVRVE, encoded by the exons ATGGCGGCGGGGTCGGGTGGGAGCGGGGGCTCCGGGGGCGGCCCCGGGCCGGGgccgggcgggggtgggggcccCGGCGGGAGCGGCCCGGGGCCGGGGTCCGGCGGGGCGGGTCTGGGCAGCGGCGGAGAGCTGCACCCGCGCACGGGGCGCCTGGTGAGCCTGTCGGCCTGTGGGCGAATAGCGCGGCGACAGCAGCCGGGCCAGGAGTTTAACCACGGGCTGGTGTTGAGCCGAGAACCCCTGCGCGATGGCCGCGTCTTCACCGTCCGCATCGACCGCAAG GTCAACTCCTGGAGCGGCTCCATTGAGATTGGGGTGACAGCGCTGGACCCCAGTGTCCTGGACTTTCCAAGCAGCGCCACGGGACTAAAGGGGGGCTCATGGGTGGTGTCGGGCTGCTCGGTGCTGAGGGACGGACGCTCAGTGCTGGAGGAGTACGGCCAGGACCTGGACCAGCTTGGCGAGGGGGACCGCGTGGGCGTGGAGCGCACATCCGCTGGGGAACTGCGGCTCTGGGTGAATGGCCGGGACTGTGGCGTGGCCGCCACGGGCCTGCCTGCCCGGGTCTGGGCTGTCGTGGACCTCTATGGCAAGTGCACCCAGATCACTGTGCTGCCCCCGGAGCCAGGCTTCTGTCCCCCAGTGCCCCCGCCCACCCCTCCACTCGAGCCATCGGCTGAACAGGGGACTTCCGGGGAAGAAG CCTTCATGGTATCTCCAGCACAGGCCCGGCCGGAGACGTTTCCTAACAGCCTTGACTCGCACAATG ATTTGGCCAGCATGGAGCTGTCGGAGGTGGTGAGTAACACCATCCTGTCTGCCTACGATGGGGGGCTCCTGAACGTGAGCCTGAGCTCCCCGCCGGCCGGGGATGGGCCGGCAGCCAGCGCTGCTGCCACCTCACCTGTGCTCACCTCCAACGACGCCCTGCTCTTCCACGAGAAATGTGGCACCCTCATCAaactcagcaacaacaacaagacGGCAGAGCGGCGGCGGCCCCTGGATGAGTTCAACAATGGTGTCGTCATGACCAACCGTCCACTGCGGGACAATGAAATGTTTGAG ATCCGCATCGACAAGCTTGTGGACAAGTGGTCAGGATCCATCGAGATCGGGGTGACCACGCACAATCCCAACAGTCTGGAGTACCCAGCCACCATGACCAACCTCCAGTCAG GCACCATCATGATGAGCGgctgtgggatcctgaccaaTGGCAAGGGCACACGGCGCGAGTACTGTGAGTTCAGCCTGGATGAGCTGCAG GAGGGTGACCACATCGGCCTCACAAGAAAGTCCAACTCTGCCCTGCACTTCTTCATCAATGGCATTGACCAGG GTGTGGCCACCCCCCTAACACCCCCAGTGGTGTACGGGGTGGTGGACTTGTACGGGATGGCAGTGAAGGTGACCATCGTCCACAATAACAACCACAGCGACCGTCTGCGCCGCAACAATGCCATCCTGCGGGCACTGTCCCCTGAGGGCGCCCTCCGGCGAGCTGCCCCTGCAACCCAGGCGGAACCCGAGCGCCTGCTCTTCCACCCCAACTGCGGACAGAAGGCCGCCATCACCCACGAGGGACGCACGGCCCTGAGACCCCA TGCCACTGATGACTTTAACCACGGCGTGGTGCTGAGCAGCCGAGCCCTGCGGGACGGGGAGGTGTTCCAGGTACGCATTGACAAGATGGTGGACAAGTGGGCTGGCTCCATCGAGATCGGCGTCACCACACACAACCCTGCCTACCTCCAGTTACCCTCCACCATGACCAACCTGCGCTCTG ggacctGGATGATGACTGGCAACGGCGTGATGCACAATGGGACAACTATCCTGGACGAGTACGGGCACAACCTGGACCGCCTCAAG GCAGGGGACACGGTGGGCGTGGTGCGGCGTGAGGACGGGACCCTCCACTTCTTTGTCAACGGGATGACGCAAGGCCCCGCTGCCTGGAACGTGCCTCCTGGGGTCTATGCCGTCGTTGATCTCTATGGCCAGGCGGCCCAAGCCACCATCGTGGATGACGTGG AGGTGCCTCCAGTATCTGAGCCCCTCCCGGAGGGGAACAACCAGGTGTCTCCAGGCTCCCCATCCTCCGGGGCTGGGGGCTCTGACCTGCGCTTTCACCAGCTGCACGGCAGTAATGCGGTCATCACCAACGGGGGCCGCACTGCGCTCCGCCACAACTGCCGCAGCGAGTTCAATGATGCCATCGTCATTTCCAACCG GGCCCTGCGGGATGGAGAGCTCTTTGAGATTGTGATTCAGAAGATGGTGGACCGCTGGTCAGGCTCCATCGAGGCTG GAGTGACTGCTATCCGACCAGAAGACCTGGAGTTCCCCAACACCATGACTGACATCGACTATGACACGTGGATGCTGAG CGGCACTGCCATCATGCAGGACGGTAACACGATGCGCAACAATTACGGCTGCGACCTGGACGCACTGGGCACAGGCGCGCGCATTGGCATGATGCGCACGGCCAAGGGCGACCTGCACTACTTCATCAACGGCCAGGACCAGGGTGCCGCCTGCTCAGGCTTGCCTCCGGGTAAAG AGGTGTATGCCGTTGTGGACCTGTACGGCCAGTGTGTCCAAGTGTCCATCACCAACGCCACCGGCCCTGTGGACAACAGCCTGACGACCAGCAACACAGCCACCGAGAAGTCATTCCCCCTGCACTCCCCAG TGGCCGGTGTGGCTCACCGATTCCATAGTACCTGCGGCAAAAATGTCACCCTGGAAGAGGATGGGACGAGGGCAGTGCGTGCGGCTGGCTATGCCCACGGCCTCGTCTTCAGCACCAAGGAGCTCAGGACTGAGGAAGTCTTTGAG GTCAAAGTGGAagagctggacgagaagtgggCAGGGTCCCTCCGACTGGGGCTGACCACACTCGCCCCGGGGGAAATGGGGTctggagcaggtggtggcccaggaCTGCCTCCTTCCTTGCCAGAGCTCCGGACAAAAACCACCTGGATGGTATCCAGCTGCGAAGTGAGGCGTGACGGGCAACTGCAGAGGATGAACTATGGACGGAACCTGGAGAGGCTGGGG GTGGGCAGCCGGGTGGGCATTCGCCGGGGGGCTGACGACACAATGCACATCCTGGTGGATGGAGAAGATCTGGGACCCGCAGCCACTGGTATTGCCAAG AACGTGTGGGCTGTGTTGGACCTTTACGGGCCAGTACGCTGCGTCTCCATCGTCAGTTCCACCCGGCTGGAGGAGCCAGAAAGCACCCAGACTCCTTCCCCTAGCTTGGACACTGGCAGTGAGGGcgaggaggaggatgagggcGAGGAGCGAGGCTCTGGA GGCCAGGATCAAGTGGATGTTGTGCCCACAGCACTCGAGTTCCTGGAGAACCATGGCAAGAACATCCTCCTATCCAATGGGAATCGGACAGCCACACGTGTGGCCAGCTACAATCAGGGCATCGTCGTCATCAGCCAGCCCCTCGTTCCCCAGCTTCTGGTCCAG GTGCGGATAGACTTCCTGAACAGGCAGTGGACATCTTCTCTTGTCCTGGGTGTCATCACCTGCCCCCCTGAGCGACTCAACTTCCCTGCGTCTGCCTGCGCCTTCAAACGGGCCGCCTGGCTGCTGCGCGGTCGTGGCGTCTTCCACAATGGGCTCAAG ATCTGTGAGAAGTTTGGGCCCAACCTGGACACATGTCCTGAAGGCACCATCCTGGGCCTGCGGCTGGACAGCTCTGGAGGGCTGCACCTACATGTCAATGGGGTGGACCACGGTGTGGCGGTGCCAGATGTGCCCCAGCCTTGTCATGCGCTGGTGGACCTTTACGGGCAGTGTGAGCAG GTGACAATCGtcagcccagagccaggggttGCCAGTGGGAAAAGTGCTGGCACCCAAGGGGACATGGAGAAAGCCGACATGGTCGATG GGATCAAGGAGAGTGTGTGCTGGGGTCCCCCACCCACTGCGAACCCCCTAAAGAGCTGCGAGTACCACGCCCTTTGTTCCCGCTTccaagagctgctgctgcttcccg AGGACTATTTCATGCCTCCACCCAAGCGTAGCCTGTGCTACTGTGAGTCCTGCCGGAAGCTTCGAGGAGACGAGGCCCACAGGCGCAGAGGGGAGCCCCCAAGGGAGTATGCCCTGCCCTTGGGCTGGTGCAGGTTCAACCTCAG GGTGAATCCCCGCCTGGAGGCCGGAACACTAACCAAGAAGTGGCACATGGCGTACCATGggagcagtgtggcagctgtgcggAGGGTGCTGGACCgtggggagctgggagcag GCGCCGCCTCCATCCTGAGCTGCCGGCCCTTGAAGGGGGAGCCCGGAGGAGGGTTTGAAGAGCCTGGTGAGAACTGCGCGCCACCCCGGGAGGAGCAGCCGCCCCCAGTGTTGCTGTCCCCATCCCTTCAGTATGCTGGGGCCGAGACCCTGGCCTCCAAAGTGCA ATTCCGGGACCCCAAATCTCAAAGGACACACCAGGCTCAGGTGGCCTTCCAGGTGTGTGTGCGCCCTGGCTCCTACACCCCAGGCCCCGCGTCTGCAGCTCTCCGGGACCCGCCGGACCCCCACTTGGGCACAGCCGAGCTGGAGTGGGTCACTAAGGAGAAGGGGGCCATCCTCCTCTACGCCCTGCTGGTACGGGTGGAGTGA
- the NEURL4 gene encoding neuralized-like protein 4 isoform X2, with amino-acid sequence MAAGSGGSGGSGGGPGPGPGGGGGPGGSGPGPGSGGAGLGSGGELHPRTGRLVSLSACGRIARRQQPGQEFNHGLVLSREPLRDGRVFTVRIDRKVNSWSGSIEIGVTALDPSVLDFPSSATGLKGGSWVVSGCSVLRDGRSVLEEYGQDLDQLGEGDRVGVERTSAGELRLWVNGRDCGVAATGLPARVWAVVDLYGKCTQITVLPPEPGFCPPVPPPTPPLEPSAEQGTSGEEAFMVSPAQARPETFPNSLDSHNDLASMELSEVVSNTILSAYDGGLLNVSLSSPPAGDGPAASAAATSPVLTSNDALLFHEKCGTLIKLSNNNKTAERRRPLDEFNNGVVMTNRPLRDNEMFEIRIDKLVDKWSGSIEIGVTTHNPNSLEYPATMTNLQSGTIMMSGCGILTNGKGTRREYCEFSLDELQEGDHIGLTRKSNSALHFFINGIDQGVATPLTPPVVYGVVDLYGMAVKVTIVHNNNHSDRLRRNNAILRALSPEGALRRAAPATQAEPERLLFHPNCGQKAAITHEGRTALRPHATDDFNHGVVLSSRALRDGEVFQVRIDKMVDKWAGSIEIGVTTHNPAYLQLPSTMTNLRSGTWMMTGNGVMHNGTTILDEYGHNLDRLKAGDTVGVVRREDGTLHFFVNGMTQGPAAWNVPPGVYAVVDLYGQAAQATIVDDVEVPPVSEPLPEGNNQVSPGSPSSGAGGSDLRFHQLHGSNAVITNGGRTALRHNCRSEFNDAIVISNRALRDGELFEIVIQKMVDRWSGSIEAGVTAIRPEDLEFPNTMTDIDYDTWMLSGTAIMQDGNTMRNNYGCDLDALGTGARIGMMRTAKGDLHYFINGQDQGAACSGLPPEVYAVVDLYGQCVQVSITNATGPVDNSLTTSNTATEKSFPLHSPVAGVAHRFHSTCGKNVTLEEDGTRAVRAAGYAHGLVFSTKELRTEEVFEVKVEELDEKWAGSLRLGLTTLAPGEMGSGAGGGPGLPPSLPELRTKTTWMVSSCEVRRDGQLQRMNYGRNLERLGVGSRVGIRRGADDTMHILVDGEDLGPAATGIAKNVWAVLDLYGPVRCVSIVSSTRLEEPESTQTPSPSLDTGSEGEEEDEGEERGSGGQDQVDVVPTALEFLENHGKNILLSNGNRTATRVASYNQGIVVISQPLVPQLLVQVRIDFLNRQWTSSLVLGVITCPPERLNFPASACAFKRAAWLLRGRGVFHNGLKICEKFGPNLDTCPEGTILGLRLDSSGGLHLHVNGVDHGVAVPDVPQPCHALVDLYGQCEQVTIVSPEPGVASGKSAGTQGDMEKADMVDGIKESVCWGPPPTANPLKSCEYHALCSRFQELLLLPEDYFMPPPKRSLCYCESCRKLRGDEAHRRRGEPPREYALPLGWCRFNLRVNPRLEAGTLTKKWHMAYHGSSVAAVRRVLDRGELGAGAASILSCRPLKGEPGGGFEEPGENCAPPREEQPPPVLLSPSLQYAGAETLASKVQFRDPKSQRTHQAQVAFQVCVRPGSYTPGPASAALRDPPDPHLGTAELEWVTKEKGAILLYALLVRVE; translated from the exons ATGGCGGCGGGGTCGGGTGGGAGCGGGGGCTCCGGGGGCGGCCCCGGGCCGGGgccgggcgggggtgggggcccCGGCGGGAGCGGCCCGGGGCCGGGGTCCGGCGGGGCGGGTCTGGGCAGCGGCGGAGAGCTGCACCCGCGCACGGGGCGCCTGGTGAGCCTGTCGGCCTGTGGGCGAATAGCGCGGCGACAGCAGCCGGGCCAGGAGTTTAACCACGGGCTGGTGTTGAGCCGAGAACCCCTGCGCGATGGCCGCGTCTTCACCGTCCGCATCGACCGCAAG GTCAACTCCTGGAGCGGCTCCATTGAGATTGGGGTGACAGCGCTGGACCCCAGTGTCCTGGACTTTCCAAGCAGCGCCACGGGACTAAAGGGGGGCTCATGGGTGGTGTCGGGCTGCTCGGTGCTGAGGGACGGACGCTCAGTGCTGGAGGAGTACGGCCAGGACCTGGACCAGCTTGGCGAGGGGGACCGCGTGGGCGTGGAGCGCACATCCGCTGGGGAACTGCGGCTCTGGGTGAATGGCCGGGACTGTGGCGTGGCCGCCACGGGCCTGCCTGCCCGGGTCTGGGCTGTCGTGGACCTCTATGGCAAGTGCACCCAGATCACTGTGCTGCCCCCGGAGCCAGGCTTCTGTCCCCCAGTGCCCCCGCCCACCCCTCCACTCGAGCCATCGGCTGAACAGGGGACTTCCGGGGAAGAAG CCTTCATGGTATCTCCAGCACAGGCCCGGCCGGAGACGTTTCCTAACAGCCTTGACTCGCACAATG ATTTGGCCAGCATGGAGCTGTCGGAGGTGGTGAGTAACACCATCCTGTCTGCCTACGATGGGGGGCTCCTGAACGTGAGCCTGAGCTCCCCGCCGGCCGGGGATGGGCCGGCAGCCAGCGCTGCTGCCACCTCACCTGTGCTCACCTCCAACGACGCCCTGCTCTTCCACGAGAAATGTGGCACCCTCATCAaactcagcaacaacaacaagacGGCAGAGCGGCGGCGGCCCCTGGATGAGTTCAACAATGGTGTCGTCATGACCAACCGTCCACTGCGGGACAATGAAATGTTTGAG ATCCGCATCGACAAGCTTGTGGACAAGTGGTCAGGATCCATCGAGATCGGGGTGACCACGCACAATCCCAACAGTCTGGAGTACCCAGCCACCATGACCAACCTCCAGTCAG GCACCATCATGATGAGCGgctgtgggatcctgaccaaTGGCAAGGGCACACGGCGCGAGTACTGTGAGTTCAGCCTGGATGAGCTGCAG GAGGGTGACCACATCGGCCTCACAAGAAAGTCCAACTCTGCCCTGCACTTCTTCATCAATGGCATTGACCAGG GTGTGGCCACCCCCCTAACACCCCCAGTGGTGTACGGGGTGGTGGACTTGTACGGGATGGCAGTGAAGGTGACCATCGTCCACAATAACAACCACAGCGACCGTCTGCGCCGCAACAATGCCATCCTGCGGGCACTGTCCCCTGAGGGCGCCCTCCGGCGAGCTGCCCCTGCAACCCAGGCGGAACCCGAGCGCCTGCTCTTCCACCCCAACTGCGGACAGAAGGCCGCCATCACCCACGAGGGACGCACGGCCCTGAGACCCCA TGCCACTGATGACTTTAACCACGGCGTGGTGCTGAGCAGCCGAGCCCTGCGGGACGGGGAGGTGTTCCAGGTACGCATTGACAAGATGGTGGACAAGTGGGCTGGCTCCATCGAGATCGGCGTCACCACACACAACCCTGCCTACCTCCAGTTACCCTCCACCATGACCAACCTGCGCTCTG ggacctGGATGATGACTGGCAACGGCGTGATGCACAATGGGACAACTATCCTGGACGAGTACGGGCACAACCTGGACCGCCTCAAG GCAGGGGACACGGTGGGCGTGGTGCGGCGTGAGGACGGGACCCTCCACTTCTTTGTCAACGGGATGACGCAAGGCCCCGCTGCCTGGAACGTGCCTCCTGGGGTCTATGCCGTCGTTGATCTCTATGGCCAGGCGGCCCAAGCCACCATCGTGGATGACGTGG AGGTGCCTCCAGTATCTGAGCCCCTCCCGGAGGGGAACAACCAGGTGTCTCCAGGCTCCCCATCCTCCGGGGCTGGGGGCTCTGACCTGCGCTTTCACCAGCTGCACGGCAGTAATGCGGTCATCACCAACGGGGGCCGCACTGCGCTCCGCCACAACTGCCGCAGCGAGTTCAATGATGCCATCGTCATTTCCAACCG GGCCCTGCGGGATGGAGAGCTCTTTGAGATTGTGATTCAGAAGATGGTGGACCGCTGGTCAGGCTCCATCGAGGCTG GAGTGACTGCTATCCGACCAGAAGACCTGGAGTTCCCCAACACCATGACTGACATCGACTATGACACGTGGATGCTGAG CGGCACTGCCATCATGCAGGACGGTAACACGATGCGCAACAATTACGGCTGCGACCTGGACGCACTGGGCACAGGCGCGCGCATTGGCATGATGCGCACGGCCAAGGGCGACCTGCACTACTTCATCAACGGCCAGGACCAGGGTGCCGCCTGCTCAGGCTTGCCTCCGG AGGTGTATGCCGTTGTGGACCTGTACGGCCAGTGTGTCCAAGTGTCCATCACCAACGCCACCGGCCCTGTGGACAACAGCCTGACGACCAGCAACACAGCCACCGAGAAGTCATTCCCCCTGCACTCCCCAG TGGCCGGTGTGGCTCACCGATTCCATAGTACCTGCGGCAAAAATGTCACCCTGGAAGAGGATGGGACGAGGGCAGTGCGTGCGGCTGGCTATGCCCACGGCCTCGTCTTCAGCACCAAGGAGCTCAGGACTGAGGAAGTCTTTGAG GTCAAAGTGGAagagctggacgagaagtgggCAGGGTCCCTCCGACTGGGGCTGACCACACTCGCCCCGGGGGAAATGGGGTctggagcaggtggtggcccaggaCTGCCTCCTTCCTTGCCAGAGCTCCGGACAAAAACCACCTGGATGGTATCCAGCTGCGAAGTGAGGCGTGACGGGCAACTGCAGAGGATGAACTATGGACGGAACCTGGAGAGGCTGGGG GTGGGCAGCCGGGTGGGCATTCGCCGGGGGGCTGACGACACAATGCACATCCTGGTGGATGGAGAAGATCTGGGACCCGCAGCCACTGGTATTGCCAAG AACGTGTGGGCTGTGTTGGACCTTTACGGGCCAGTACGCTGCGTCTCCATCGTCAGTTCCACCCGGCTGGAGGAGCCAGAAAGCACCCAGACTCCTTCCCCTAGCTTGGACACTGGCAGTGAGGGcgaggaggaggatgagggcGAGGAGCGAGGCTCTGGA GGCCAGGATCAAGTGGATGTTGTGCCCACAGCACTCGAGTTCCTGGAGAACCATGGCAAGAACATCCTCCTATCCAATGGGAATCGGACAGCCACACGTGTGGCCAGCTACAATCAGGGCATCGTCGTCATCAGCCAGCCCCTCGTTCCCCAGCTTCTGGTCCAG GTGCGGATAGACTTCCTGAACAGGCAGTGGACATCTTCTCTTGTCCTGGGTGTCATCACCTGCCCCCCTGAGCGACTCAACTTCCCTGCGTCTGCCTGCGCCTTCAAACGGGCCGCCTGGCTGCTGCGCGGTCGTGGCGTCTTCCACAATGGGCTCAAG ATCTGTGAGAAGTTTGGGCCCAACCTGGACACATGTCCTGAAGGCACCATCCTGGGCCTGCGGCTGGACAGCTCTGGAGGGCTGCACCTACATGTCAATGGGGTGGACCACGGTGTGGCGGTGCCAGATGTGCCCCAGCCTTGTCATGCGCTGGTGGACCTTTACGGGCAGTGTGAGCAG GTGACAATCGtcagcccagagccaggggttGCCAGTGGGAAAAGTGCTGGCACCCAAGGGGACATGGAGAAAGCCGACATGGTCGATG GGATCAAGGAGAGTGTGTGCTGGGGTCCCCCACCCACTGCGAACCCCCTAAAGAGCTGCGAGTACCACGCCCTTTGTTCCCGCTTccaagagctgctgctgcttcccg AGGACTATTTCATGCCTCCACCCAAGCGTAGCCTGTGCTACTGTGAGTCCTGCCGGAAGCTTCGAGGAGACGAGGCCCACAGGCGCAGAGGGGAGCCCCCAAGGGAGTATGCCCTGCCCTTGGGCTGGTGCAGGTTCAACCTCAG GGTGAATCCCCGCCTGGAGGCCGGAACACTAACCAAGAAGTGGCACATGGCGTACCATGggagcagtgtggcagctgtgcggAGGGTGCTGGACCgtggggagctgggagcag GCGCCGCCTCCATCCTGAGCTGCCGGCCCTTGAAGGGGGAGCCCGGAGGAGGGTTTGAAGAGCCTGGTGAGAACTGCGCGCCACCCCGGGAGGAGCAGCCGCCCCCAGTGTTGCTGTCCCCATCCCTTCAGTATGCTGGGGCCGAGACCCTGGCCTCCAAAGTGCA ATTCCGGGACCCCAAATCTCAAAGGACACACCAGGCTCAGGTGGCCTTCCAGGTGTGTGTGCGCCCTGGCTCCTACACCCCAGGCCCCGCGTCTGCAGCTCTCCGGGACCCGCCGGACCCCCACTTGGGCACAGCCGAGCTGGAGTGGGTCACTAAGGAGAAGGGGGCCATCCTCCTCTACGCCCTGCTGGTACGGGTGGAGTGA